One window from the genome of Phocoena phocoena chromosome 15, mPhoPho1.1, whole genome shotgun sequence encodes:
- the LOC136135486 gene encoding large ribosomal subunit protein eL32-like, translating into MAALRPLVKPKMVKKRTKKFIRHQSDQYAKIKWNWRKPRGIDNRVRRRFKGQILLPNIGYGSNKKTKHMLPSGFRKFLVHNVKELEVLLMCNKSYCAEIVHNVSSKNHKAIVERAAQLAIRVTNPNTRLHSEENE; encoded by the coding sequence ATGGCTGCCCTCAGACCCCTTGTGAAGCCCAAGATGGTCAAAAAGAGGACCAAGAAGTTCATCCGGCACCAGTCAGACCAATATGCCAAAATTAAGTGGAACTGGCGGAAACCCAGAGGCATTGACAACAGGGTGCGCAGGAGATTCAAGGGCCAGATCTTGCTGCCCAACATCGGTTACGGGagcaacaagaaaacaaagcacaTGCTGCCCAGCGGCTTCCGGAAGTTCCTGGTCCACAACGTCAAGGAGCTTGAAGTGCTGCTGATGTGCAACAAGTCTTACTGTGCTGAGATTGTGCACAACGTCTCCTCCAAGAACCACAAAGCCATTGTGGAGAGAGCAGCCCAGCTGGCCATCAGAGTCACCAATCCCAACACCAGGCTgcacagtgaagaaaatgaatag